In Apodemus sylvaticus chromosome 8, mApoSyl1.1, whole genome shotgun sequence, one genomic interval encodes:
- the LOC127690942 gene encoding granzyme E-like isoform X2: protein MPAVLILLTLLLPLGDGAEEIIGGHEVKPHTRPYMALVSFLKVNGKRSYCGGFLVRDYFVLTAAHCIGSAMTVILGAHNLHEKEETQQIINVDKAFPHPDYNPLDHSNDIMVLKLESKAKRSNSVKPLKLPGPKGQVNPGDVCGVAGWGKTSINSTKGSALLEEAEVIIQEDEECKKHFRHYSEITEICAGDPSKIEAPSKGDSGGPLVCDNKAYGILSYVKSKKISSGIFTKVVYFLPWINKNMILL from the exons ATGCCAGCAGTCCTGATTCTCCTGACCCTACTTCTGCCACTAGGAGATGGAGCAG AGGAGATCATCGGGGGCCACGAGGTCAAGCCCCACACCCGCCCTTACATGGCATTAGTTTCATTTCTGAAGGTTAATGGGAAAAGAAGTTACTGCGGAGGCTTCCTGGTTCGAGACTACTTTGTGCTGACAGCTGCTCACTGCATCGGAAG CGCAATGACAGTCATACTGGGGGCCCACAACCTCCATGAAAAGGAGGAGACACAGCAGATCATCAATGTGGATAAAGCTTTTCCCCACCCAGACTATAATCCTCTGGACCACTCCAATGACATCATGGTATTAAAG CTGGAGAGTAAGGCCAAGAGGAGTAACTCCGTGAAGCCCCTCAAGTTGCCTGGGCCCAAGGGCCAGGTGAACCCAGGGGATGTTTGTGGTGTGGCTGGCTGGGGGAAAACGTCCATCAACTCCACTAAAGGATCCGCCCTCTTAGAAGAGGCCGAAGTGATCATCCAGGAGGACGAGGAATGCAAAAAACACTTCCGTCACTATTCTGAAATCACGGAGATTTGTGCTGGAGATCCAAGCAAAATAGAGGCTCCGTCCAAG GGTGACTCTGGGGGACCCCTTGTGTGTGACAACAAGGCTTATGGAATTTTGTCCTATGTAAAATCCAAGAAGATCTCTTCAGGAATCTTCACCAAGGTTGTGTACTTCCTGCCGTGGATAAACAAAAACATGATCCTCCTCTAA
- the LOC127690942 gene encoding granzyme E-like isoform X1 has product MPAVLILLTLLLPLGDGAEEIIGGHEVKPHTRPYMALVSFLKVNGKRSYCGGFLVRDYFVLTAAHCIGSSLHSAMTVILGAHNLHEKEETQQIINVDKAFPHPDYNPLDHSNDIMVLKLESKAKRSNSVKPLKLPGPKGQVNPGDVCGVAGWGKTSINSTKGSALLEEAEVIIQEDEECKKHFRHYSEITEICAGDPSKIEAPSKGDSGGPLVCDNKAYGILSYVKSKKISSGIFTKVVYFLPWINKNMILL; this is encoded by the exons ATGCCAGCAGTCCTGATTCTCCTGACCCTACTTCTGCCACTAGGAGATGGAGCAG AGGAGATCATCGGGGGCCACGAGGTCAAGCCCCACACCCGCCCTTACATGGCATTAGTTTCATTTCTGAAGGTTAATGGGAAAAGAAGTTACTGCGGAGGCTTCCTGGTTCGAGACTACTTTGTGCTGACAGCTGCTCACTGCATCGGAA GCTCTCTCCACAGCGCAATGACAGTCATACTGGGGGCCCACAACCTCCATGAAAAGGAGGAGACACAGCAGATCATCAATGTGGATAAAGCTTTTCCCCACCCAGACTATAATCCTCTGGACCACTCCAATGACATCATGGTATTAAAG CTGGAGAGTAAGGCCAAGAGGAGTAACTCCGTGAAGCCCCTCAAGTTGCCTGGGCCCAAGGGCCAGGTGAACCCAGGGGATGTTTGTGGTGTGGCTGGCTGGGGGAAAACGTCCATCAACTCCACTAAAGGATCCGCCCTCTTAGAAGAGGCCGAAGTGATCATCCAGGAGGACGAGGAATGCAAAAAACACTTCCGTCACTATTCTGAAATCACGGAGATTTGTGCTGGAGATCCAAGCAAAATAGAGGCTCCGTCCAAG GGTGACTCTGGGGGACCCCTTGTGTGTGACAACAAGGCTTATGGAATTTTGTCCTATGTAAAATCCAAGAAGATCTCTTCAGGAATCTTCACCAAGGTTGTGTACTTCCTGCCGTGGATAAACAAAAACATGATCCTCCTCTAA
- the LOC127690942 gene encoding granzyme E-like isoform X3 has protein sequence MLPRELTRRLHCENGTRMSESAMTVILGAHNLHEKEETQQIINVDKAFPHPDYNPLDHSNDIMVLKLESKAKRSNSVKPLKLPGPKGQVNPGDVCGVAGWGKTSINSTKGSALLEEAEVIIQEDEECKKHFRHYSEITEICAGDPSKIEAPSKGDSGGPLVCDNKAYGILSYVKSKKISSGIFTKVVYFLPWINKNMILL, from the exons ATGTTACCCCGAGAACTCACTAGAAGGCTGCATTGTGAAAATGGGACTCGGATGAGTGAGAG CGCAATGACAGTCATACTGGGGGCCCACAACCTCCATGAAAAGGAGGAGACACAGCAGATCATCAATGTGGATAAAGCTTTTCCCCACCCAGACTATAATCCTCTGGACCACTCCAATGACATCATGGTATTAAAG CTGGAGAGTAAGGCCAAGAGGAGTAACTCCGTGAAGCCCCTCAAGTTGCCTGGGCCCAAGGGCCAGGTGAACCCAGGGGATGTTTGTGGTGTGGCTGGCTGGGGGAAAACGTCCATCAACTCCACTAAAGGATCCGCCCTCTTAGAAGAGGCCGAAGTGATCATCCAGGAGGACGAGGAATGCAAAAAACACTTCCGTCACTATTCTGAAATCACGGAGATTTGTGCTGGAGATCCAAGCAAAATAGAGGCTCCGTCCAAG GGTGACTCTGGGGGACCCCTTGTGTGTGACAACAAGGCTTATGGAATTTTGTCCTATGTAAAATCCAAGAAGATCTCTTCAGGAATCTTCACCAAGGTTGTGTACTTCCTGCCGTGGATAAACAAAAACATGATCCTCCTCTAA